A single genomic interval of Thermus caldifontis harbors:
- the nuoE gene encoding NADH-quinone oxidoreductase subunit NuoE, with protein MGFFDDKQDFLEETFAKYPPEGRRSAIMPLLRRVQQEEGWIRPERIEEIAQLVGTTATEVMGVASFYSYYQFVPTGRYHLQVCATLSCKLAGADELWDYLTETLGIGPGEVTPDGLFSVQKVECLGSCHTAPVVQVNDEPYVECVTRARLEALLEGLKAGKPLDEIPLPGRCGHHVHEVEV; from the coding sequence ATGGGGTTCTTTGACGACAAGCAGGACTTCCTGGAGGAAACCTTTGCCAAGTACCCGCCGGAAGGGCGCCGCTCCGCCATCATGCCCCTTTTACGGCGGGTGCAACAGGAGGAGGGCTGGATCCGTCCCGAGCGCATAGAGGAGATCGCTCAGTTGGTGGGCACCACGGCCACGGAGGTCATGGGGGTGGCCAGCTTCTACTCCTACTACCAGTTTGTGCCCACGGGGCGCTACCACCTCCAGGTCTGCGCCACCTTGAGCTGCAAGCTGGCCGGGGCCGACGAGCTTTGGGACTACCTCACGGAAACCTTAGGCATCGGACCAGGGGAGGTAACCCCGGATGGCCTTTTTAGCGTGCAGAAGGTGGAGTGCCTGGGAAGCTGCCACACGGCTCCTGTGGTGCAGGTGAACGACGAGCCCTACGTGGAATGCGTGACCCGGGCCCGCCTCGAGGCCCTCCTCGAGGGGCTCAAAGCGGGCAAGCCCCTGGATGAAATCCCGCTTCCCGGCAGGTGCGGGCACCACGTGCACGAGGTGGAGGTATGA
- the nuoD gene encoding NADH dehydrogenase (quinone) subunit D: MKDYLDLDPRVTEEPKELRTEVMTLNVGPQHPSTHGVLRVVVTLSGEEVLDLVPHIGYLHTGFEKNMENRTYTQVITYTPRMDYLHSFAHDLAYALAVEKLVGAVVPPRAETIRIILNELSRLASHLVFLGTGLLDLGALTPFFYAFRERETILDLFEWVTGQRFHHNYIRIGGVKEDLPEEFVPELKKLLQVLPHRIDEYEALFAESPIFYERARGVGVIPPEVAINLGLTGGSLRASGVNYDVRKAYPYGGYDTYQFQVPLGEHGDVFDRMLIRIREMRESVKIIQQALERLEPGPVRDPNPQITPPPRHLLETSMEAVIYHFKHYTEGFHPPKGEVYVPTESARGELGYYIVSDGGSMPYRVKVRAPSFVNLQALPYACKGEQVPDMVAIIASLDPVMGDVDR; the protein is encoded by the coding sequence ATGAAGGACTACCTGGACCTGGACCCAAGGGTGACGGAGGAGCCCAAAGAACTCCGCACCGAGGTGATGACCCTCAACGTGGGCCCCCAGCACCCCTCCACCCACGGGGTCTTGCGGGTGGTGGTGACCCTCTCGGGCGAAGAGGTGCTGGACCTGGTTCCCCACATCGGTTACCTCCACACCGGGTTTGAGAAGAACATGGAGAACCGGACGTATACGCAGGTGATCACGTATACGCCCCGGATGGACTACCTCCACTCCTTCGCCCACGACCTGGCCTACGCCCTGGCGGTGGAGAAGCTGGTGGGAGCGGTGGTGCCCCCAAGGGCCGAGACCATCCGCATCATCCTGAACGAGCTCTCCCGCCTGGCCAGCCACCTGGTCTTCCTGGGGACGGGCCTGCTGGACCTCGGAGCCCTTACCCCCTTCTTCTACGCCTTCCGCGAACGGGAAACCATCTTAGACCTCTTTGAGTGGGTCACGGGCCAGCGCTTCCACCACAACTACATCCGCATTGGCGGGGTCAAGGAGGACCTGCCCGAGGAGTTCGTGCCCGAGCTTAAAAAGCTTTTGCAGGTCCTTCCCCACCGTATCGACGAGTACGAGGCCCTTTTCGCAGAAAGCCCCATCTTTTACGAACGGGCCCGGGGGGTGGGGGTGATTCCCCCCGAGGTGGCCATCAACCTGGGCCTCACCGGGGGCTCCCTACGGGCCAGCGGGGTCAACTACGATGTGCGCAAGGCTTACCCGTATGGGGGTTACGACACCTACCAGTTCCAGGTGCCCCTAGGGGAACACGGGGACGTCTTTGACCGCATGCTCATCCGCATCCGGGAGATGCGGGAGTCGGTGAAGATCATCCAGCAAGCCCTGGAAAGGCTGGAGCCGGGGCCGGTGCGGGACCCGAACCCCCAGATCACCCCGCCCCCCAGGCACCTTTTGGAAACCTCCATGGAGGCGGTCATCTACCACTTCAAGCACTACACCGAGGGCTTCCACCCCCCCAAGGGGGAGGTGTATGTGCCCACGGAGTCCGCCCGGGGGGAGCTGGGGTATTACATCGTTTCCGACGGAGGCAGCATGCCCTACCGGGTCAAGGTGCGGGCCCCCAGCTTCGTGAACCTGCAAGCCCTCCCCTACGCCTGCAAAGGGGAGCAGGTGCCCGACATGGTGGCCATCATCGCCAGCCTGGACCCGGTGATGGGCGACGTGGACCGATAG
- a CDS encoding NADH-quinone oxidoreductase subunit C, with amino-acid sequence MRLDRVLEEARAKGYALEDNGLGNLWVVVPREAFKEEMAHYKALGFNYLADIVGLDYLEYPDPRPERFAVVYELVSLPGWQDGDGSRFFVRVYVPEKDPRLPTVTHLWGSANFLEREVYDLFGIVFEGHPDLRKILTPEDLEGHPLRKDFPLGETPTLFREGRFIVPSEFRAALTGKNPGLTLYRGGSRKGYRALWADLTKAKEVK; translated from the coding sequence ATGAGGCTGGATAGGGTGCTGGAAGAAGCCCGGGCCAAGGGCTATGCCCTGGAGGACAACGGCCTCGGCAACCTCTGGGTGGTGGTGCCCCGGGAGGCCTTCAAGGAGGAGATGGCCCACTACAAGGCCCTGGGCTTCAACTACCTGGCGGACATCGTGGGCCTGGACTACCTGGAATACCCGGACCCTCGCCCGGAGCGCTTTGCTGTGGTCTACGAGCTGGTTTCCCTGCCGGGGTGGCAGGATGGGGATGGGAGCCGGTTCTTCGTCCGGGTCTACGTGCCGGAAAAGGACCCCCGCCTCCCCACCGTCACCCACCTTTGGGGAAGCGCAAACTTTTTGGAAAGGGAGGTTTATGACCTCTTTGGCATCGTCTTTGAGGGGCACCCAGACCTGCGCAAGATCCTGACCCCGGAGGACCTCGAGGGCCACCCCCTGCGCAAGGACTTCCCCCTGGGGGAAACCCCCACCCTCTTCCGCGAGGGGAGGTTTATCGTGCCCAGCGAGTTCCGGGCCGCCCTCACCGGGAAAAACCCCGGCCTCACCCTATACCGGGGGGGTAGCCGCAAGGGATACCGGGCCCTTTGGGCCGATCTCACCAAGGCCAAGGAGGTCAAATGA
- a CDS encoding NuoB/complex I 20 kDa subunit family protein, with translation MALKDLFERDVQELEREGILFTTLEKLVAWGRSNSLWPATFGLACCAIEMMASTDARNDLARFGSEVFRASPRQADVMIVAGRLSKKMAPVMRRVWEQMPDPKWVISMGACASSGGMFNNYAIVQNVDSVVPVDVYVPGCPPRPEALIYAVMQLQKRVRGQAVNERGEKLPPVAAWKRTRG, from the coding sequence GTGGCACTGAAGGACCTCTTTGAGCGGGACGTGCAGGAGCTGGAGCGGGAGGGCATCCTCTTCACCACCCTGGAGAAGCTGGTGGCCTGGGGGCGCTCCAACTCCCTTTGGCCCGCCACCTTTGGTCTGGCCTGCTGCGCCATCGAGATGATGGCCTCCACCGATGCCAGGAACGACTTGGCCCGCTTCGGAAGCGAGGTTTTCCGGGCAAGCCCCCGCCAGGCGGACGTGATGATCGTGGCGGGCCGGCTTTCCAAGAAGATGGCCCCGGTGATGCGCCGGGTCTGGGAGCAGATGCCCGACCCCAAGTGGGTGATCTCCATGGGGGCCTGCGCCAGCTCGGGGGGCATGTTCAACAACTACGCCATCGTGCAAAACGTGGACTCGGTGGTGCCGGTGGACGTCTACGTACCCGGTTGCCCCCCGCGCCCCGAGGCCCTCATCTATGCGGTGATGCAGCTCCAAAAAAGGGTACGCGGCCAGGCGGTGAACGAAAGGGGCGAGAAACTGCCCCCTGTGGCCGCCTGGAAGCGCACCAGGGGGTGA
- a CDS encoding NADH-quinone oxidoreductase subunit A — translation MAPITEYVNILIYLGVALFIGVAALVVGALLGPKKPGRAKLMPYESGNDPAGEVKRFPVHFYVVAMLFILFDVEVAFLWPYAVSAGGLGLYGFLGVAGFSLLLFVGFLYEWWKGVMRWH, via the coding sequence TTGGCGCCAATAACGGAGTATGTGAACATCCTGATCTATCTGGGGGTGGCCCTTTTCATCGGGGTGGCGGCCCTGGTGGTGGGGGCTCTCCTCGGTCCCAAGAAGCCAGGCCGGGCCAAGCTGATGCCCTACGAGTCAGGGAATGACCCCGCGGGGGAGGTCAAGCGCTTCCCCGTGCACTTCTACGTGGTGGCCATGCTCTTCATCCTCTTTGACGTGGAGGTGGCCTTCCTGTGGCCCTATGCGGTGAGCGCAGGGGGGCTTGGCCTTTACGGCTTCTTGGGCGTGGCGGGCTTTAGCCTGCTCCTCTTCGTGGGCTTCCTCTACGAGTGGTGGAAGGGGGTGATGCGGTGGCACTGA
- the rsmA gene encoding 16S rRNA (adenine(1518)-N(6)/adenine(1519)-N(6))-dimethyltransferase RsmA: MLKDLLSPKGVRELLQRHGLFADKRLGQNFLVSEAHLRRIVEAAKPFTGPVYEVGPGLGVLTRALAEAGAQVTAIEKDLRLRPLLEETLKGLPVTLVFADALEFPWEGVPEGSLLVANLPYNIATPLITRLLQSGRFARLVFLVQKEVAERMVARPNTPAYGLLSLRVAYHAQAEKLFDLPPGAFFPPPKVQSSLVRLTPKKVPNDPKLFRLLEAAFAKRRKTLKNALSAAGYPKEKVEEALRSLGLPPEVRAEALDLGQFQRLREALYTRV; encoded by the coding sequence ATGCTTAAAGACTTGCTTTCCCCCAAAGGGGTGCGGGAGTTGCTGCAGCGCCATGGGCTTTTCGCCGATAAGCGCCTGGGGCAAAACTTCCTGGTTTCGGAGGCCCACCTAAGGCGCATCGTGGAGGCGGCCAAGCCCTTCACCGGGCCCGTCTACGAGGTGGGGCCTGGCCTTGGGGTCCTCACCCGCGCCCTGGCGGAGGCGGGGGCCCAGGTCACGGCGATAGAGAAGGACCTGCGGCTAAGGCCCCTGCTGGAGGAAACCCTAAAGGGCCTACCTGTGACCTTGGTTTTCGCCGATGCCCTCGAGTTCCCCTGGGAAGGGGTACCGGAAGGAAGCCTCCTGGTGGCCAATCTCCCCTACAACATCGCCACCCCCCTCATCACCCGGCTCTTGCAAAGCGGGCGCTTCGCCCGCCTGGTCTTCCTGGTGCAAAAAGAGGTGGCCGAGCGCATGGTGGCCCGGCCCAACACCCCTGCCTATGGCCTCCTCTCCCTACGGGTGGCCTACCATGCCCAGGCGGAAAAGCTCTTTGACCTCCCCCCAGGGGCCTTCTTCCCGCCCCCCAAGGTGCAAAGCAGCCTGGTCCGCCTCACGCCCAAAAAGGTGCCCAATGACCCAAAGCTCTTCCGGCTCCTGGAAGCCGCCTTCGCCAAACGGCGCAAGACCCTGAAAAACGCCCTTTCTGCCGCAGGCTACCCCAAGGAAAAGGTAGAGGAGGCCCTCAGGAGCCTGGGCCTACCCCCAGAGGTACGGGCCGAGGCCTTAGACCTAGGCCAGTTTCAGCGGCTTAGGGAGGCTCTTTACACACGGGTGTAG
- a CDS encoding metallophosphoesterase has translation MRIIAVGDLHADFPALWRILKAEGLADPGLRPTEELVSGRTHLVLLGDLVHPKTPRGYERLTGLSPFDPQDPSHLRLAAGAQIRELYRIKAFQEAAQGQVTILLGNHDEAVLKGEPILGNRHLKHLEFHPEHGGRPLPEALRAWMAGFPREVVFHGVHFAHVGPVPWLQEYDELFYAQSEPKTWWFRTPDYVERMGYRFGVYGHVPMKQGILLKERFALIDALDLGEYLELFPEEDPLRSRVKRLNHA, from the coding sequence ATGAGGATCATCGCCGTCGGGGACCTTCACGCCGACTTCCCCGCCCTCTGGCGCATCCTGAAGGCGGAGGGGTTAGCTGACCCCGGCCTTAGGCCCACGGAGGAACTGGTTTCGGGAAGAACCCACCTGGTCCTCCTGGGGGACCTGGTCCACCCCAAGACCCCCAGGGGCTACGAGCGCCTCACGGGGCTTAGCCCCTTTGACCCCCAAGACCCCAGCCACCTGCGCCTGGCAGCGGGGGCCCAGATCCGGGAACTCTACCGGATCAAGGCCTTTCAGGAGGCAGCCCAGGGCCAGGTGACCATCCTTCTAGGCAACCACGACGAGGCGGTGCTTAAGGGAGAGCCCATCCTGGGAAACCGGCACCTCAAGCACCTGGAGTTCCACCCCGAGCACGGGGGGCGCCCCCTCCCCGAGGCCCTAAGGGCCTGGATGGCGGGCTTCCCCCGGGAAGTGGTCTTCCACGGGGTGCACTTCGCCCACGTGGGCCCCGTGCCCTGGCTCCAGGAATACGATGAGCTTTTCTATGCCCAAAGCGAGCCCAAGACCTGGTGGTTCCGCACCCCGGACTACGTGGAGCGCATGGGCTACCGCTTTGGCGTGTACGGCCACGTGCCCATGAAGCAAGGCATCCTCCTCAAGGAACGCTTCGCCCTCATTGACGCCCTGGACCTGGGGGAGTACCTGGAGCTCTTCCCAGAGGAAGACCCCTTGCGCTCCCGGGTGAAACGCCTAAACCATGCTTAA
- a CDS encoding Rad52/Rad22 family DNA repair protein: protein MDEVWQRLSEPFPPGEVQWRIEALSRDKKRALVVPYVDARTVLDRLDRVVGPEGWQDAYEVLADAERTVKDERGERRERLVEVKCRLTVLGVTKEDVGEGDSLKAAFSDALKRAAVKFGVGRYLYRLEKQWVDYDPEKGRFTPPRLPEPPGEEAPEEGKPEAYRLIDQLLERLKEKGLGKEAAKIVTKYGGYGKTPEETKRLYGELRALLKG, encoded by the coding sequence ATGGACGAAGTTTGGCAGAGACTCTCCGAACCCTTCCCCCCCGGCGAGGTGCAGTGGCGCATAGAAGCCCTCTCCCGGGACAAAAAGAGGGCCCTGGTGGTTCCCTACGTGGACGCCCGCACCGTCTTAGACCGGCTGGACCGGGTGGTGGGCCCTGAAGGGTGGCAGGATGCCTACGAGGTCCTGGCCGATGCCGAGCGCACGGTAAAGGACGAACGGGGGGAGCGGCGCGAACGCCTGGTGGAGGTGAAGTGCCGCCTCACGGTCCTGGGGGTGACCAAGGAGGACGTGGGGGAGGGGGATTCCTTAAAGGCGGCCTTCTCCGATGCCCTAAAGCGGGCTGCGGTGAAGTTCGGGGTGGGGCGGTACCTCTACCGCCTGGAAAAGCAGTGGGTGGACTACGACCCGGAAAAAGGACGCTTTACTCCGCCCCGGCTCCCCGAACCCCCGGGCGAGGAAGCCCCAGAAGAAGGAAAGCCCGAAGCCTACCGGCTCATAGATCAACTTCTGGAAAGGCTTAAGGAAAAGGGGCTGGGCAAGGAGGCGGCCAAGATCGTCACCAAATACGGGGGCTACGGCAAAACCCCCGAGGAAACCAAGCGCCTCTACGGGGAGCTTAGGGCCCTGCTTAAGGGATGA
- a CDS encoding WecB/TagA/CpsF family glycosyltransferase — MERVELLGLPLDPVGMEEALARIRGFLGEEGTHQVVTLNPEISVRAQEDPALRQAILEAELVTPDGIGILWAAKRLLGLELKERVTGVDLTLALLRRFPGIRVYLLGGKPGVAERAAAEARRLGAEVVGFHHGYFQEEEGVVEEIRQKAPDLLLVGMGERQEVFIHRHKPHLGAKVAMGVGGTLDVLAGEAKRPPAWAQRLGLEWLLRVGLDPKRWKRAPRLLRFAYLVLREKR, encoded by the coding sequence ATGGAACGGGTAGAGCTCCTAGGCCTTCCCCTGGACCCTGTGGGGATGGAGGAAGCCTTGGCCCGGATCCGGGGCTTCCTGGGGGAGGAGGGCACCCATCAGGTGGTCACCTTGAACCCGGAGATCTCCGTGCGGGCCCAGGAGGACCCTGCCCTCAGGCAGGCCATCCTCGAGGCGGAGTTGGTAACCCCGGACGGGATAGGCATTCTCTGGGCCGCCAAAAGGCTTTTGGGCCTGGAGCTTAAGGAGCGGGTCACTGGGGTGGACCTCACCCTGGCCCTCTTGCGGCGCTTTCCTGGGATCCGCGTCTACCTCCTTGGGGGGAAACCCGGGGTAGCCGAGCGGGCCGCGGCCGAGGCCAGGCGGCTGGGGGCCGAGGTGGTGGGTTTCCACCACGGCTACTTCCAGGAGGAAGAAGGGGTGGTGGAGGAGATACGGCAAAAGGCCCCCGACCTCCTCCTGGTGGGCATGGGGGAAAGGCAGGAGGTCTTTATCCACCGGCACAAACCCCACCTGGGGGCCAAGGTGGCCATGGGGGTAGGGGGCACCCTGGACGTCCTGGCCGGCGAGGCGAAGCGCCCCCCCGCCTGGGCCCAGAGGCTGGGTCTGGAGTGGCTCCTCCGGGTGGGGCTGGACCCGAAGCGCTGGAAAAGGGCCCCCAGGCTCCTCCGGTTCGCTTACCTGGTTCTTAGGGAAAAGCGCTAA
- a CDS encoding 2-phosphosulfolactate phosphatase, whose translation MCRVDLCLRPAPGPLVLVEVLPAGSLLSQLLAQGALEAWVAPGPKVARLLAEELGSDTLLLGEAEGFPLEGFHGRLSLVELEGLDLTGKRAILVAPMLNASLLPGEEEVYLVGFRNAKAALELLRPLKGLVLRPAGAPEPLLSAMVAAGFLQKKLAPHAPLGLASALLKAFPDPQEALFQSPEGQALHKEGRTEELARASLIGVDPVVPRLAGVRFFPKWEFGLTQDRYAQRFVAWNG comes from the coding sequence GTGTGCCGGGTTGACCTTTGCCTAAGGCCCGCCCCTGGACCCTTGGTGCTGGTGGAGGTCCTTCCCGCAGGAAGCCTCCTCAGCCAGCTCCTGGCCCAGGGGGCCTTGGAAGCCTGGGTGGCTCCTGGGCCCAAGGTGGCCCGCCTTCTCGCTGAGGAGCTGGGCAGCGACACCCTCTTGCTGGGGGAAGCGGAAGGCTTTCCCCTGGAAGGGTTTCATGGCCGCCTTTCCCTGGTGGAGCTGGAGGGCTTGGACCTTACGGGAAAACGGGCCATCCTGGTGGCCCCGATGCTGAACGCCAGCCTTCTTCCGGGAGAAGAGGAGGTTTACCTGGTGGGCTTCCGTAACGCCAAGGCCGCCTTGGAACTCCTCCGCCCGCTAAAGGGCCTCGTGCTCCGGCCTGCCGGAGCCCCCGAGCCCCTGCTTTCTGCGATGGTGGCGGCGGGTTTTCTGCAGAAAAAGCTGGCCCCCCATGCCCCTTTGGGTCTGGCCTCCGCCCTGCTCAAGGCCTTCCCCGACCCCCAGGAGGCCCTTTTCCAAAGCCCTGAGGGCCAGGCCCTCCACAAGGAGGGGCGCACGGAGGAACTGGCCCGGGCCAGCCTCATCGGGGTGGACCCGGTGGTGCCCCGGCTGGCCGGGGTGCGCTTCTTCCCCAAGTGGGAGTTCGGCCTGACCCAAGACCGCTACGCCCAGAGGTTTGTGGCATGGAACGGGTAG
- a CDS encoding thiamine-phosphate kinase, whose translation MRLRDLGERALLGKLAPIGYPPGAPLPPGDDAGGVWVEGVAWLLKTDGFLYREVALQGMGPFAVGFRGVAATASDLIAKMGRPLGFTLGLFLPEDLEEAFALELVEGAAEAARRLGACLLGGDTNRGQEVALTVSGFAYAEAPLPRRALPGDRVYLAGDRWGRTGAAIAAHYQGRDLKGFPLIQEAAFYPLPRLELLSLQGLLRGSLDSSDGLAETLWQLADLGVRVDLEALPLYPDVLAFAGGEEEAYELVLYGGEEFEAVLVVPREREEEVLLRAQGAGLPLFFAGRIGEGKGVYFGARPVPRKGYTHF comes from the coding sequence ATGCGGCTTAGGGACTTGGGAGAGCGGGCGCTTCTTGGGAAACTGGCCCCCATCGGTTATCCCCCGGGTGCCCCCCTGCCCCCAGGGGATGACGCCGGGGGGGTCTGGGTGGAGGGGGTGGCCTGGCTTTTGAAGACGGATGGCTTTCTCTACCGGGAAGTGGCCCTCCAGGGGATGGGGCCCTTTGCGGTGGGCTTTAGGGGGGTGGCGGCCACGGCCTCGGACCTGATCGCCAAGATGGGCAGGCCCTTGGGGTTTACCCTGGGCCTCTTCTTGCCGGAGGACCTCGAGGAGGCCTTCGCCCTGGAGCTGGTGGAAGGGGCCGCGGAGGCGGCGAGGCGGCTTGGGGCTTGCCTTCTGGGGGGGGATACCAATAGGGGCCAAGAGGTGGCCCTCACCGTTTCCGGCTTCGCCTACGCCGAGGCTCCCTTGCCCCGCCGGGCCTTGCCCGGGGACCGGGTCTATTTGGCCGGGGACCGCTGGGGTAGGACGGGGGCGGCCATTGCCGCCCACTACCAGGGCAGGGACCTCAAGGGTTTCCCCCTCATCCAAGAGGCCGCCTTTTACCCCCTGCCCCGGCTGGAGCTTTTAAGCCTTCAGGGCCTCCTGCGGGGAAGCCTGGACTCCTCCGATGGCCTGGCGGAAACCCTTTGGCAGCTTGCCGATCTGGGGGTGCGGGTGGACCTCGAGGCCCTGCCCCTATACCCCGACGTCTTGGCCTTTGCCGGAGGGGAGGAGGAGGCGTATGAGCTGGTCCTCTACGGGGGGGAGGAGTTTGAGGCGGTCCTGGTGGTGCCCAGGGAGAGGGAAGAGGAGGTCCTGCTCCGGGCGCAAGGGGCGGGGCTTCCCCTCTTCTTTGCCGGCCGTATAGGGGAAGGGAAGGGGGTGTACTTTGGGGCAAGGCCCGTGCCCCGGAAAGGGTACACCCACTTTTAG
- a CDS encoding pyridoxal phosphate-dependent aminotransferase yields MRAFKAHLLGLAPYPYKKVEAPVKLDQNESPFDLPLPLKEEALRRLARLPWNRYPEIHAEGVRKKLAALLDWPEEGLVLAPGSNLLILALAVAAEEVLDLSPSFPHYAHAARMAGTPYRAVTLGEGFSLPLEAALASFQGGVFFLPNPHAPTGTLFAEEDLRALAERAKEVGGLLVVDEAYREFAGTDFRRLGWGNPHVALLRTFSKAFSLGGIRAGYLLAAPEVAQVVREVLPPFVLPAHTGAILEVVLENPGYVQEVAERVRSERERVYGRLLSHPTWRPYRSHTNFLLVRTPDAAEAFRHLLAQGILVRRQDHYPGLSGCIRVTVGLKEEMDAFLKAAFEVAYA; encoded by the coding sequence ATGCGGGCCTTTAAGGCGCACCTCCTGGGCCTGGCCCCGTACCCCTACAAAAAGGTGGAGGCCCCGGTGAAGCTGGACCAGAACGAAAGCCCCTTTGACCTGCCCCTTCCTTTGAAGGAGGAGGCCCTAAGGCGCCTGGCCCGGCTTCCCTGGAACCGGTACCCAGAGATCCACGCCGAGGGCGTGCGCAAAAAGCTGGCCGCCCTCCTGGACTGGCCTGAGGAGGGCCTCGTCTTAGCCCCTGGCTCCAACCTCCTCATCCTGGCCCTGGCGGTGGCGGCGGAGGAGGTGCTGGACTTAAGCCCTTCCTTTCCCCACTATGCCCATGCGGCCCGGATGGCAGGGACGCCTTACCGGGCCGTGACCCTGGGGGAAGGGTTTTCCCTTCCCCTCGAGGCGGCCTTGGCCTCCTTCCAAGGCGGGGTCTTCTTCTTGCCCAACCCCCACGCCCCCACCGGGACCTTGTTTGCTGAGGAGGACCTAAGGGCCTTGGCGGAAAGGGCCAAAGAGGTGGGGGGGCTTTTGGTGGTGGACGAGGCCTACCGGGAGTTCGCCGGTACCGACTTCCGCCGCCTGGGCTGGGGAAACCCCCATGTGGCCCTCCTGCGCACCTTCTCCAAGGCCTTTTCCCTGGGAGGCATCCGGGCTGGGTACCTGCTTGCGGCTCCGGAGGTGGCCCAGGTGGTGCGGGAGGTGCTTCCTCCCTTCGTCCTACCCGCCCATACCGGGGCGATCCTAGAGGTGGTTCTGGAGAATCCGGGGTATGTTCAGGAAGTGGCGGAAAGGGTGCGCTCTGAGCGGGAGAGGGTGTATGGGAGGCTTCTTTCCCATCCCACCTGGCGGCCCTATAGGAGCCACACCAACTTCCTCCTGGTGCGCACCCCGGATGCCGCGGAGGCCTTTCGCCACCTGCTGGCCCAGGGGATCCTGGTGCGCCGGCAGGACCACTACCCCGGTCTTTCGGGGTGCATCCGGGTCACGGTGGGCCTCAAAGAGGAGATGGATGCCTTTTTGAAGGCGGCCTTTGAGGTGGCGTATGCGTGA
- the hisB gene encoding imidazoleglycerol-phosphate dehydratase HisB, with protein sequence MREATVERATAETWVRVRLGLDGPPGGEIVTGLPFLDHMLLQLQRHGRFLLEVEAKGDLEVDVHHLVEDVGITLGQALKEALGEGVGLERYAEAFAPMDETLVLCVLDLSGRPHLEYRPEAWPLVGEAGGVNHYHLREFLRGLVNHGRLTLHLRLLSGREVHHVLEASFKALARALHRATRITGEGLPSTKGVL encoded by the coding sequence ATGCGTGAGGCTACGGTGGAGCGGGCCACGGCGGAAACCTGGGTGCGGGTGCGCCTGGGCTTGGATGGGCCCCCAGGGGGCGAGATCGTCACGGGCCTTCCCTTCCTGGACCACATGCTTCTCCAGCTTCAGCGGCATGGCCGCTTCCTCCTGGAGGTGGAGGCCAAGGGGGACCTGGAGGTGGACGTGCACCACCTGGTGGAGGATGTGGGCATCACCTTGGGCCAGGCCCTGAAGGAGGCCCTGGGGGAGGGGGTGGGCCTGGAGCGCTACGCGGAGGCCTTCGCCCCCATGGACGAAACCCTGGTGCTTTGCGTCTTGGACCTATCGGGGAGGCCTCACCTGGAATACCGTCCCGAGGCCTGGCCTTTGGTGGGGGAGGCGGGGGGGGTGAACCATTACCACCTCCGGGAGTTTCTCCGGGGGCTTGTGAACCATGGCCGCCTTACCCTGCACCTGAGGCTCCTTTCCGGCAGGGAGGTGCACCACGTGCTGGAGGCCAGTTTCAAGGCCCTGGCCCGGGCCCTTCACCGGGCCACCCGGATCACGGGGGAGGGGCTTCCCAGCACCAAGGGGGTCCTTTAG
- the hisH gene encoding imidazole glycerol phosphate synthase subunit HisH encodes MKALLIDYGSGNLRSAAKALEVAGFQVAVSSDPRAHLEASLLVLPGQGHFGQVMQAFRNSGFVDRVLAHLERGLPFLGICVGMQVLYGESEEAPGVRGLGLVEGVVRRFPRGRVPQMGWNRVRFAGAFQELSGRHFYFANSYYGSLTPYSLGQGEYEGTPFTALLAKENLLAPQFHPEKSGRAGLAFLALAHRYFQVL; translated from the coding sequence ATGAAGGCGCTCCTCATTGACTACGGCTCGGGGAATCTCAGGAGTGCGGCCAAGGCCCTGGAGGTTGCCGGCTTCCAGGTGGCCGTTTCCTCGGACCCCCGGGCGCACCTCGAGGCCAGCCTCCTGGTCCTTCCCGGCCAGGGGCATTTCGGCCAGGTGATGCAGGCCTTCCGAAATAGCGGCTTCGTGGACCGGGTCTTGGCCCACCTGGAAAGGGGCCTTCCCTTTCTGGGCATCTGCGTGGGCATGCAGGTCCTGTACGGGGAAAGCGAGGAGGCCCCCGGGGTTAGGGGCCTGGGCCTGGTGGAAGGGGTGGTGAGGCGCTTTCCCCGGGGCCGGGTACCCCAGATGGGGTGGAACCGGGTGCGCTTTGCCGGGGCCTTCCAGGAGCTCTCGGGACGCCACTTCTACTTCGCCAACTCCTACTATGGCTCCCTGACCCCCTATTCCCTGGGCCAGGGGGAGTACGAGGGCACACCCTTCACCGCCCTTCTGGCCAAGGAAAACCTTCTGGCCCCCCAGTTCCACCCGGAGAAAAGCGGCAGGGCGGGCCTGGCCTTCTTGGCCCTAGCCCACCGCTACTTCCAGGTCCTCTAG